The following proteins are encoded in a genomic region of Arachis stenosperma cultivar V10309 chromosome 4, arast.V10309.gnm1.PFL2, whole genome shotgun sequence:
- the LOC130973876 gene encoding uncharacterized protein LOC130973876, with amino-acid sequence MESDACQSEATHGSKQATRNRNQARRRRSTCYCGERPVLATSSTVENLGRRFWGCVNFGIGEECGYFVWAEPEEELSQVSRLRMKVRNLKSKIEKVEFRFMVAVGVALVGWTVALILLKYSVTFCILLK; translated from the exons ATGGAGTCTGATGCATGCCAGTCTGAAGCAACACACGGCAGCAAGCAGGCGACAAGAAACAGAAACCAGGCACGCCGAAGGAGGAGTACGTGCTACTGTGGGGAACGGCCTGTGCTCGCCACCTCATCGACGGTCGAAAATCTCGGGCGGAGGTTCTGGGGTTGCGTTAACTTTGGG ATTGGAGAAGAATGCGGCTATTTTGTATGGGCAGAACCAGAGGAAGAGCTCTCACAAGTTTCAAGGCTAAGGATGAAGGTCAGAAATTTGAAGAGCAAAATTGAGAAGGTTGAGTTCAGGTTCATGGTTGCAGTGGGAGTTGCTTTAGTTGGATGGACAGTTGCCCTAATATTG CTGAAATACAGTGTTACATTTTGCATTCTGCTTAAATGA